Genomic DNA from Mycobacteroides chelonae CCUG 47445:
TGCGGTGGGGAGGGAGGGGCCTGTGACAGTTAGTCCACTCCGCTTGGCATTGAACGAGAATCCCTATCGTCCACTGCCATCGGTGCGGGATGCGCTCAGGCATGACATCGCGGAGGTGAATAGGTACCCCGAGTTCCTGCCCGTGGTGCTTCCGCGATTGATCGCCGAACGAGTGGGCATGACACCGGAGGAAGTGGTGGTGGGCGTCGGCGCCACCGGCGTCGCGCTGCAGGTGCTACAGGCGCTATGTCAGCCGGGTGATTCGCTGGTCTTTGCGCACCCGACATTTGACGGCTATCCGATACTGGCCGATATCGCCGGGCTGATCCAGGTCCCGATTCCGCTGGCAGATAACGGGATTACAGATCTGGATGAGCTACTGGGTGCGGCGTACGACGCCGATGCCGCCGCCGTGGTGCTGTGCCGGCCCCATAACCCGACCGGAACACTGATACCCGCGGACCAGGTCTATGAGTTCGTCCGCGAGGCGCCGCCGACCAGTGTCGTGATTCTCGACGAGGCCTACATCGAATTCGTGGATCCCGATGAACATCTGGACGTTCCGCGTGTTCTTGCGATACACCCGAACCTGGTTGTGCTGCGCACCTTCTCGAAGGCATACGGGTTGGCGGGGCTGCGGATCGGCTATGGGTTGGCCGCTCCCGCCGTCTGTGGAGTCATTCGTAGGTACCAGCTCCCATTCGGCATGAACCGTGCGGCAGCAGTGGCGGTGGCCGCCTCGTATGCGGCCGAAGACGAGCTGCGTCTCCGGGTCGATGCCATTGTCTACGAGCGTGATCGGCTCAGGGAACGGCTCGCCCAGATGGGTGCTCATATCCCGGATTCCCATGCCAACTTTGTGTATCTGCCGGCCCGCGGCGACGGCGAGCGCTGGATGTCCATCCTGGGAACCGATGACGTTGTCGCAAAGGAATACCCCGATGGCGGTGTCCGGCTCACGGTCGGCGACCCACGAGAGATGGCGATCGTCGCGCGGCGGCTGCTGGAGGTCGACGAGATCGGCGAAAGCGCTGAGCCACAGCTGAGTAGACCGGCGTCATAGACTGGTTGGCCGCGGCGATCCGTCCCCCCGATTGCCGGCCCCGAAACGGCAAGGACTGTCGCGGCCAACCCCCACTTCTCAGAATGCGTAGCGGTGATACTGCGCCATGTACCGCAGCGTCGGCGATAGCGACATCGCCTTGGCAAGAAGCCGATACGCGGTCCTGGTCTGTTGGAAGGTCTCCGAATCGAAGGGTGACTCCCACTCGAGGAGCTGCAGCTTGGGGATCTCGCGGATGATGTCTTCGGGACCGTCGATACCCCAATGCAGGGTCGCCCCCGAGCGTCGTACCACCGCGTTCGACCATTGCGTCTTGATGCCGAACCTGTTGAACGCATCGAATTGCAGTTCCCCGTAGGGGAAGTGATCAACAATCCGGCGAAACAGGGCGATGCCGTCGGCCTGCGTGAGATACATGCTGAGACCCTCTCCGATCGCGAGCACCGGCCGGTCGCCCCGAATGTCCGCAAGCCATGCCGGGTCGGTCACCGATGCGGACACGACGTGATAGTTATCGCGTGTCGGATAGAGCTGGTTGCGCAGCGCGGCCACGTCGGGGTAATCGATGTCGTACCACTGGACTCCCGTACCGGGGTTCAGCCGGAAGAACCGGCCGTCGAGACCGCAGCCCAGATGCAGCACGATGGCCTCGGCATGCCTGGAAAGAAAGGCGCGCGCCCAGCCGTCGAAATGTGCGGAACGGGTGGTGACGGCCGGTGACCTACCCGCGGTGATGGTCGTCTTGGACCAGTCGTAGTCGATGCGGTCGGCGATGTCACGGGCCAGCCGGTCGCCGAGGATCGGCTTCGGCAGATCGGCGTCCAATGCCTTGGCGTAGAACGTCGCCAGCATGGTCTGCGGCGCTCCGCTGAGGTCGACATGGATCTTCTCGGGGTGGCTCATGAACCCGACGCTAATGCGGATTCCGCGGCGCGCAGCGCAGTCTGAACAGTCCCCGGCGTGGTGTTCAGCCCCACCTCTCTAGGCTGAGCGTCATGCAACGGATCATCGGTACCGAGGTTGAATACGGCATTTCGTCTCCTACGGACCCCGCCGCCAACCCGATCCTCACCTCCACGCAGGCAGTGCTGGCGTATGCCGCGGCGTCGGGGATCCAGCGCGCCAAGCGCACCCGGTGGGATTACGAGGTGGAGTCGCCGCTGCGTGATGCCCGCGGGTTCGACCTGGGACGCACTACCGGTCCGGCTCCCATCGTCGATGCCGACGAGGTAGGGGCGGCCAACATGATCCTCACCAACGGTGCCCGCCTCTACGTCGATCACGCGCACCCGGAGTATTCGGCGCCCGAATGCACCAATCCGCTCGACGCGGTGATCTGGGACAAGGCCGGGGAGCGCGTGATGGAGGCTGCCGCACGCCACGTTGCCAGCGTGCCCGGCGCCGCGCGGCTGCAGCTGTACAAGAACAACATCGACGGCAAGGGCGCTTCCTACGGCACCCACGAGAACTACCTGATGGACCGCCAGACGCCGTTCTCGGCGATCATCGC
This window encodes:
- a CDS encoding class I SAM-dependent methyltransferase, producing MSHPEKIHVDLSGAPQTMLATFYAKALDADLPKPILGDRLARDIADRIDYDWSKTTITAGRSPAVTTRSAHFDGWARAFLSRHAEAIVLHLGCGLDGRFFRLNPGTGVQWYDIDYPDVAALRNQLYPTRDNYHVVSASVTDPAWLADIRGDRPVLAIGEGLSMYLTQADGIALFRRIVDHFPYGELQFDAFNRFGIKTQWSNAVVRRSGATLHWGIDGPEDIIREIPKLQLLEWESPFDSETFQQTRTAYRLLAKAMSLSPTLRYMAQYHRYAF
- a CDS encoding aminotransferase class I/II-fold pyridoxal phosphate-dependent enzyme, whose protein sequence is MGREGPVTVSPLRLALNENPYRPLPSVRDALRHDIAEVNRYPEFLPVVLPRLIAERVGMTPEEVVVGVGATGVALQVLQALCQPGDSLVFAHPTFDGYPILADIAGLIQVPIPLADNGITDLDELLGAAYDADAAAVVLCRPHNPTGTLIPADQVYEFVREAPPTSVVILDEAYIEFVDPDEHLDVPRVLAIHPNLVVLRTFSKAYGLAGLRIGYGLAAPAVCGVIRRYQLPFGMNRAAAVAVAASYAAEDELRLRVDAIVYERDRLRERLAQMGAHIPDSHANFVYLPARGDGERWMSILGTDDVVAKEYPDGGVRLTVGDPREMAIVARRLLEVDEIGESAEPQLSRPAS